TTTTCCAAGCCTGCATTGCTACATGGATCACATACACAAGATCTTCCCATTACATTTTTCTCTGAATAGAAAATCACATAGCTTTCTAATCTGACACCAAGTGACAATGGAATATTACTAGTACCATAAAACATAATTCAAACAGTTTAGATAACAAGTTTAAGTAGAAGATGGGCCTCATCAACGGTCTAATTTACCAAAAAAGCAGGATCTAGTAACCGTTGCAAAATCTCTATCAAGATAACAAGTGGGAAGTAGATAACAGAAATAACATCTAAGCTACTGGCAAAACCCGGACTTGATCAAGCACAGGGCCACAAAGAGATCCGAAGTCATCAATTCTAGTATGGTAGAAAGAGCTGTAGAATGTGATTCTGGTCCTGGGTGACAGTGCTTTGAACTTGAAGCTGGCTGTCTTGAACTTGCCCTTGCCTTCAGATTTGAAGGGTACTTTTAAGGTGTCTTTGGCAGCAAATGCTTCAACCATCATTGATCCATGGCAGCCATTCTTTGCATCGCCAACAGTGAATGTAAGATTGTAGAACTTGTTGGGAACTGTTCTGAGAACCTGGGCAATGGCACTTTCTCTACCTGCAACAAGCTCAACTGCGGCAAGTCCAAAAGGGACGTTGAAGTGCTTTGAGTCTATGAACTTCACGGCTTTAAGGGATTCAATCATCCAACCAGGGAGTGGGGATGTGAGATCTTCTTGCTTTGGAGGGAGGAGAACACCATTGGTGGAGTTTATTAAACGATGGGGACCCTCTTCAAAGCCTGGATTCTTCACCAAGTTATCTGCAAAAAACTATTTAcagttaaaaataaaaccagAGTCGTTCATAGATATAAAGAAACAAGCACAAGTCTCATGTAATAATACTATAACGGTACAATGTTCAGAGCAGAGAGTGGAATTCAGATCATAGTGAAATTTCTTGGTCTTAACTAGGCTATATCCACATGATGTTAAGGCAGAAATCTAACTATAAGCTGTGATTAGATGACAATTTGTGAGAGCCAACTGAGAAGCCAATTGAGTAAATCATGCAAAATAGGGTAGACAGCACAGGGAGTGTAATTTTAGATCTTTAATGTTCTCATCTAGGCTATTCATTTGAGACTGTTCTAAGGTGAGAACTTAGCTATAGATAACAGATTGCTTGGTCTGGTAGAAGCACACAGAATAGCAGATGAAATAACAGAGCAAACATATATAGGGTATAAGATCACATCATGGAGATAGATGTCAATCTCTGTCTAAAtcatgcaagaaaaaaaaatcagtagaAAAAGACAGCTCATCATAGTGAACTGAAGAAATTATTGACTAATTACTAATTGTTTCAAAAGTTTAAGTCGTTTGGAAATGatgaaattaatcattttaCCATTATTCTAATAACtatattctgatttttttttaatgaacagcaATAACCCATATCACAGATCTAGGCATTCCAACTTGACAGTTGCAGAGTCCTTTACACTTTTTGGTTTAAGTAACAAGTAGCACATACACGTACATACAACTACAGAAGAAGCCCCCAGATGGATTTTTAGAACAAGTAATATGGCAGAAAGACATCACAAACCAAGGAAGCCTAGGTAAAGTATGATATACCAACAGCAAAGTTAACAACACCACCAAGGTCTGTCTCCagaaatagaatagaatggctTACCTCTTGTGGGCCTTGGAGGAAAGAGCTCCTTGATAGCAACTGCATCCAAGAGTGGTCCACAAGCAGGGTCCTCTTGAACCCCAGGGTTGTGGAATGTCAAGTTAGCAACATTAGAAGTGGCAATGAATCCCCAAGCATAAGTATCACCTCCATTACTGCTGTAAAGTGTCTGCAAAGGAAGGTCTCCTTTCTGAGGAGGCACTGAGATCCTCAAAACCTCTTCTTGTGCACATGTTCTTGATGCCCCAAAGGTTAGAGCATACAGGGAGCCTGGTTTAACTTTGATACTCTGAGAGATTGAGGCCTCATTGCCAAGCCTTACAGCATGGACACCATGTGCCACAGCAAAGTACATGCCCCCAGGCTGTGGCCCCCCAGAGATGTATTCCACCAAGCCATTGATTTCCCATTTGGGCAGTGCATATTTTCCTATGAGTACTGTTTTCTTGATGTCAGTGGATTTTGGTTGTTCTTCAAAGTTGCCATTTCCTACCAATCCTGCACAAAAATAGAAGAGCACCAGAAATTAAGGGTTGGTACTATGTATTAGAAAGATACCAAATGTAAACTCTCTCTTCTAGAGTTCTATCCTATCCgtccattttgaaaaaaaatgtggagTGGATTTGACCACGTCTTCAACATTTAAACAAAAGTTAATTATCACTAATATGGTATTTATCTAAAGTTCTGATAACGTGGCAAAATTTAATCTATTCATTTCAAAATACATGGATAGGATTTTTGGAACTCTTCATAGTTAGCCTAACATCTTTAGAAGATTTTaatccaaaaaggaaaatgtttcacaaaatgtgtttgagagagagagagacagagaacaAAATGAACAATCTTTCAACAAATCtactagtgtgtgtgtgagagagagagagagagagagcaaaaggCAAAATCTTTGAACAAATCTCTGTATGTGTAAGTGAGAGCTAAAAGTGAGGACCTAACAACAGACCAGAACAGATCCTAAAGCCACTTCAAAAGAGTGTACACAACATAACATGGAAACCCAACATGCAGAACAGATCAGAAAACCATGACCTCCATAACTAAGTCAAATGGGGTTAGAGAGAGCACAaatatgagggaaaaaaaacacttcCAACAAAATAGATTCAAGTAATGTGGACTAAAACCACCACAAGAACAATgcaaaacaaagtaaaaagCAACAAGATCCAGCTCAACAAAACAGATCAGAGTCTAAGCCAAAAGGAGTTGGATGTGAGCATTACCTTCCAAACCTGTAGCTGCCAAAGCAGTACTAGTGAACAACAACAAGAAGGAAGCAAGCAAAAGTGTGATATTCAGTGACATTTCCATAAGGAAAACTAGGCAAGAGGAAAAAGAGCTAGGCAGCTGAAATGGGTTTTCTGTTCTGTATAGTGAGCTGTGAAGTCCTTTATTATATTCAAGCTGGATAAGAAAAAGTGGGTTTAggaaatgatgaagaaaaaggGTATCTTAAATCACGTTGAAAAAGCTACTGTTTACTGAAGCAAGACCTGGTGAATATGTCTGGCTGTCTCAGATTATAAAAACCAACATTTTCTCCATAATTAATGGCAGAGCAGTGTCATTTTGGTAAATTTGCTCCTTGTTTGTCCATGTATGCTGGAATTATTGTTGTATTAGTAGATGAATAGTATTATTGTTTTCCTGAATTAGCTCCTTGATGTTGGGGGTATTCTCTAAGTGGAAAAATGAATAGTTTCTAATGACACTTTAATGGCAGAGCAGTGTCATTTTGataattgtgttttttattatcaaatcaagatTATTATCGGTTTTTTGTATAGTCAAATATTAaactttaaatctttttcaaacTACTAAAAGCTTCACCGATTGGGCTAATTGAAACTCGCTGAATCCATTGCCttttattcaattttcattATGGAATGAAGCAAATGCATACATTTGAAGGTATCGAGGCATTTAAAGCAGTTCCAACAACAATTCGTTACTTTGGAAGATAAATAgtagctatttttttttcttagatataACCAGATATTAGTGGTTGGCTGTTGGAGTATAACTATAAAGTAATTAAATAGCAAAGAAGAtgactttattattattattttttaattaatgaactGACAAGTGATTTTAGTTGGTGAATGGTGAGTATTGATTTTATGATAAATCTTAGTCAATCAGTCAACTATTCTACATATGTAGTAGCCGAGCAACCAAGCCCACAATTATTAacattccattaaaaaaatttatgacattAGGATTTCTTTTAATGATTGTAATTAATAAGatgtccttaaaaaaaaaaatttgtaatcaataaaaaaaatcatgtttttttaattgagggttttttttttgcaattgataTAAATCAAAGTGACTTTGCATAATTTTTactgtttttttcccttttttttttttttttcctgaactACAAAAAAGGGTTTGTGATAACTGAcaaatacattttcttttaaaattttttaattttaatatgtaAGATTCATCTTCTTATGCAAAGGTAAATATGATTAGCTAATTATAGTTTCCTAGACAAAACCAATAAATAGATTAGATTCAGAGAAAGAGTAATGATTTAGCACTAATTTTATGGAACTTggaatttaatgtttttttttttttttcagaaaaggTGAAAATAAGGATTCAACCATTATCTTTTGTACAAATTGATTTATTAtcattgagtaaaaaaaaaaaaaaagtatttcttGCAGTCCATGTGCACCATGTGCAATGTGATCTGCTTCCATGTCTTATTCTGGAAATTGTCTAAATCAGCTTAGCTAAGAGCCTAAGATCTGATATCAGATTCTGTTTGTGCAATTAGTTCAGGTTTAGGTTTGCTCATCTGACAACTATAATCCGTGTGGGGCTCATGATAAATGGAATTGGAAATTAGGGAAATCGTTCATTCCTTTTTCAAACGTTATGTGGATCCATGGCGTAGCTGTGGAGCatatcaaaatagaaaaaattagtTAGGTTCTTGGCTAAGTTGACCATTCATAGTGCTTTGAAGTTGTTTAAgcgtgttttaatttttaaattatttttttttggcttacaACAAGGTGTAATTATTTAATGATTTGAGAGTATAATAAATATGTATTCCTCTTCCCACATAAATATTGGCTCTAGCATGAAGTGGGTTATTGCATTTGTTTCATGGTCTTTACTCTTTCCTCCAAACTCCAAACGGTGGcttagttttcctttctttattagcaattgaaaatttttattagaaaaaaaattacattttttcatCATAAACCTTTTTTCTATTTACAATGTCCCTTCAAACTATCAATTCACTCAATTGACACCttaatttcaaacaaaatgttataaaactGTGAAAATAAGGTTCAAATTCATGACGGTATGTTTTGTtaccatggttttttttttttttttttcaaaaacttaagctattacgtgtttgatgaatttaatcatgtAACTATTATTCTAATAGAATTTATTTGCTCATCATGATTTTCATTGAGAATAGtaagattttaaattttcacGAAAACTTTGAAGCTCCCTAAAGCTATATCCTCAAAACCATGAAACTTCAGTTTAATTCATgttctattttttcaaaaaaactttgattaatattttaatccCTCCACATTCCACattattctattattattacgCTCCATCATATATGAATGAATAAAGTTTTATGCTTGCTACTGCATGAGCAATCTGTCAATGTGTCTGTTCaacaaataatttcacaatGGTACATGTTAATGAATTGGAATGGATTATTTCGATATTGTTTAGTTTCTTCATATTAAATTGTCACTCAGTTTTGTAATGAAGGAATATTTCTTTggaattcaaatattgcaatCCTGTAGAAAGGGGTGACCAGACCATAACTACGATGAACTCCTTGGCACCAAATCTTAAAGTTTGGATGGTGATGAGTCTATCATGTATAGGAagcttttgttttgggtttgaatCTATTTCAAATAGAACCCTTTGTATGGACATGCTTATAGGTGAATGGGCACCTAAAAGCATCTTATAAATAGATGCACATGATTTGTTCTACTCTTATTGAGATCAACACACAGGTGAGACAGGACCACTAgctctaaaaactaaaaagggCCAACATAATACGTAGAGGAGAAACAAACTAAAGCTAGTAAGGTACGTTGGCAGGATTAGGTGATGGTTTTGAAGTTGGTCGTACCATCGGTGGCGTCTCCAGAACATATTTTTAGGGGGGTTAATAAGAAGATGCATTTGGGTAAAAAATGAATCTTATAGTCTACATGATTTCTTTATTATAAAGTGctatatttacaaaattttcataacacttttctaacaattttaggtgattttttttttttttttgagaaatggtgataatttgttattagttttaatttaaacttactattgaaattacttttttccaTCAGTAACAACCAGTAAAatttgttacttaaaatttgttgtgaaagcaTTATGAACATAATGTTTCTTATaagataaactataagtttAATGCATATTGTTTATTAatacgatttttttttataatagtttattaatatgaTAAAGATACTAATTATTGTTGCTAAGATTAAATCTTGGAAATCATCTATTgtttttaaatacaataaacatatGAATTATTACTGTTAAGTAAACTCCAAGTGAGATCTAAATATAATAAACTTTTATgtattagtttatttcaaattttttaagatctaaatgattttttttaaaaaaatttaagattaataaatttatacttttgTTGTTAGGCTTACTGTTCCCCCCATAGTTTAGGTAAAATTGGTTtgatattgagttttttttttttttttttgaccaaaaTATTGTCAAGATAATCATAATCAAGTTCATTTCAATTaggctttaaaaaaatttaggtctagggagttcaaaattttattttaggagggtcaaaaaataaattaaaaaattatatataattttttttttttttggccaactcaaggggttcatttgaacccctgaaTTGTTCCTAGAGTCGCCCATGCGTACCATGTGGGTAGAGAGCAAAGTTATATTCGAAACAAAGTAGTATGGTCCCTAGCATGACCGAATGGATAGGGTACTTCAAAGTTTCTAGGACCTTTTATGTTAATTGTTGTTTTATTCGGAACTTTAAAACTGTAGAAGGTATTTCATGCGCCTAACGCATACCAAACTTTTGCCCATAACACCCccttttgatattttttgttttgataagaGATAAGATTGTAAATTGCACCCTTCAAGTTTAGGATACTTTGAATTTATCgcttaaagttttaaaatttggatgaGAAACCCAATGTTATGAAGTGTTTGGGGGAGAAAAATAGAAGAATTTCAGGTAAATATTTTGATTAGCTAATTATAGTTTCCTAGACAAAACCAATAAATAGATTAGATACAGAGAAAAAGTAATGATTTAGCACT
This genomic stretch from Quercus robur chromosome 4, dhQueRobu3.1, whole genome shotgun sequence harbors:
- the LOC126723874 gene encoding uncharacterized protein LOC126723874; this encodes MEMSLNITLLLASFLLLFTSTALAATGLEGLVGNGNFEEQPKSTDIKKTVLIGKYALPKWEINGLVEYISGGPQPGGMYFAVAHGVHAVRLGNEASISQSIKVKPGSLYALTFGASRTCAQEEVLRISVPPQKGDLPLQTLYSSNGGDTYAWGFIATSNVANLTFHNPGVQEDPACGPLLDAVAIKELFPPRPTRDNLVKNPGFEEGPHRLINSTNGVLLPPKQEDLTSPLPGWMIESLKAVKFIDSKHFNVPFGLAAVELVAGRESAIAQVLRTVPNKFYNLTFTVGDAKNGCHGSMMVEAFAAKDTLKVPFKSEGKGKFKTASFKFKALSPRTRITFYSSFYHTRIDDFGSLCGPVLDQVRVLPVA